The Gouania willdenowi chromosome 5, fGouWil2.1, whole genome shotgun sequence sequence TTCTCAGTTAAGCTACGATGGATGGCTCACATATTTGCACATCTTGTGGGGTTTCTTTACAGCCAGAAGATGGCCACGACCTATGCCCCACATGCCTTGGCCCTGAGCACCTGGGTGAGGCGCTGTCAGGCAATCCCTGCATGAACTGCAGCTACTTGCCTCGGGCGGccagggttgccaggttggcggGGGTGGAAGGCTCAGTTGCCGTAGTCGACCTCCCCCCAGGCCAGCCACCTCAGACCCGTCAGACACGCTCCAAGAGGCGGGCAGTGGCTGCGGCAGCTGCCCCCTTCAGGAAGAGAACGAAGTCTGACCACAGTGGGTTATCATCTAAAGTTGAGCAGCTGTCTGCTGAATTGGCTCAGATGAGATCCCTGCTCGCCGACAGCCAGCCGGTTATTCCCCTGGTGGCTGATGCGGCACTCTCTCCCCCAATGCCAACGCTGTTGCCCGAGGAGGATACACTCTCTTTGGCTGCTTCGGCTAGCCATTTCTGTGATTATGGGGAGAATTTGGATGTCGGATCCCAGGTGTCTGAGCAGGGCTCCCACTCCTCGGATCACAGTTCGGGGGCCGAGGTGGAAGACAACTCCATGCGCGCTGTCATGCGCCTGGCTCTACAGCGGCTGCACACAGTTGTCCCACAGCAGGCAGAGGCAGCATCTGCAAGCGCCTTCTTCAGGCGCAGGCCTGCCCCCACAGCTTTCGCTATTCCTCATTCAGAGGATTAACTGAGGGAGTTGCAGTCCTGTTGGAGGGACAGTAAGGCTTGCTCCCGTCTCTCTGCAGATGGGCGGACCCTGGCAGCCATGCATGATGCAGCGGGGGCCGGACTGGATCGCACTCCGCCCATCGAGCCTGCCATCGCTTCTCTTATTGTGCCCCCAGATGAAGCACTTTGAGGGGATGCTAGGTGTCCTCGACCCCAGTGTCGAATAACCGATGACCTTCTCACGAGGGCTTATGATGCTGGAGCACGCGCTGGTCGCATGGGAAACTCCCTATCACACCTCATGTTGGCCCTCTCAGCCTCACTGCAGGAGGGCGGTCACCTTCTGTGATGCCTCATTGGAGGCTTTTGGGCTCATGTCCAGAGAGCTTGGGCGAATAATGTCCATCTTAGTCCAAGCTCGTCGTCAGGTTTGGCTGTCTCAGTCAAACTTAACAGAGGCAGCCAGGAGAATGCTGCGCAGCCTCCCGGTCGAACCTGGGGTGATATTTGgtccagcagcccaggaagcgCTGGAACGGACCATCCAGGCGGGGCAGACCAGGCAGCAGCTTGCCGGACTTAGCCGGATGCCTCCTCCTGATAGACCCCCGGCCGGCAGGCTGAGGGGCCCCCCAGCGGTTTTTCGCAGCCACATGCCGTCGACAACTCACTCCACTGGTCGTCGTGATGCCCAGCGTCCCGCACGGAGACCAGTCTGGGATTTTCGGGGCTCTCCTCGCCTGCCCCCCAGACAATTTCGAGCTCCAGAGCCCTTCCGCCCTCCCACTAGGGCCCCGAGGGGCCGGGGGGGCAGAGATTGAGGCTTTGGGGCCGGCGGTCGGGCTTTTTTCGCATCAGCAGCTCCAACAGTGGGCTACTCATGCTTCAGACCCGTGGGTGGTCGCCACCCTAACCTACGGGTACAAACTTCAATTCCGCCGTCGGCCCCCCACATCCGGCCGGGTCAGAATGACATCCATCAGCGACCCGGCAAAGGTTCTCGCATTGGACCAGGAGCTGTCTGCCCTCCTGGCCAAGGGTGCCATCGAACCTGTAGACCCTGGGTCAGATCACCGGGGGTTCTACTCAACGTactttttagtgaaaaaaaaagacaggcgGATTCCGCCCAATCCTAGACCTCAGAGGGTTGAACAAATTTCTGAAGGTCATACCTTTTCACATGCTGACCACAGCAGATGTCCTCAGAACGGTGGCTCATGGGGACTGGTTCACATCAATAGACCTCAAGGACGCGTACTTTCACGTCCCAATTGCTCAGCAACACAGGCAATTTCTGCGCTTCGCATACCGCGGCCGCCGCTGGCAGTTCAGGGTGCTGCCCTTCGGCCTCTCTCTCACCCCAAGGGTCTTCACAAGGTGTGTGTCTGCAGCCCTAGCACCTCTACAGTCTCGGGGCTTGAAGGTTCTCCCATACCTGGACGACTGGCTGATCTGTGCTCCATCCCGGGTCCAGGCATCACAAGACACAGAGCATCTCCTGTCCCATGTGGCTCGACTTGGACTCAAGgtgaatgtggaaaaaagttgCCTGGTGCCATCCCGGGTCACAACTTTCATTGGGGTTTTAATGAACAGTGTAACTATGACGGCAAAACCCTCCCACCACCGTGTGGACGGTATTTTTCGCCAGCTCGCCTTATTCAGGGAGGGCCGCTGGCTGACCTATGTTTCTTTCCTCCGTCTTTTGGGCAAGCTAACGTCAGTCTCGGGGGTAGTCCCTCTGGGCTTGCTGTCGCTGCGCCCACTGCAGAGGTGGGTGAACAGT is a genomic window containing:
- the LOC114463422 gene encoding LOW QUALITY PROTEIN: uncharacterized protein LOC114463422 (The sequence of the model RefSeq protein was modified relative to this genomic sequence to represent the inferred CDS: deleted 1 base in 1 codon), producing the protein MTFSRGLMMLEHALVAWETPYHTSCWPSQPHCRRAVTFCDASLEAFGLMSRELGRIMSILVQARRQVWLSQSNLTEAARRMLRSLPVEPGVIFGPAAQEALERTIQAGQTRQQLAGLSRMPPPDRPPAGRLRGPPAVFRSHMPSTTHSTGRRDAQRPRGAGGAEIEALGPAVGLFSHQQLQQWATHASDPWVVATLTYGYKLQFRRRPPTSGRVRMTSISDPAKVLALDQELSALLAKGAIEPVDPGSDHRGFYSTYFLVKKKTGGFRPILDLRGLNKFLKVIPFHMLTTADVLRTVAHGDWFTSIDLKDAYFHVPIAQQHRQFLRFAYRGRRWQFRVLPFGLSLTPRVFTRCVSAALAPLQSRGLKVLPYLDDWLICAPSRVQASQDTEHLLSHVARLGLKVNVEKSCLVPSRVTTFIGVLMNSVTMTAKPSHHRVDGIFRQLALFREGRWLTYVSFLRLLGKLTSVSGVVPLGLLSLRPLQRWVNSFHLDAERHRSRRLKVSQQCLCALAPWRDRAYLLRGVPIGSVPSRREAVTTDASPSGWGAVWQSRTAQGRWPVEDQGAHINVLELRAVHLALKHFLPHLRDKHVLVRSDNTSTVYHINHQGGTKSARLLEVARELLTWAAPRLISIRAMHIPGEQNHLADFLSRRKPPSGEWYLHPEVTNIIWSIFGRAEVDLFASEQSTHCPLWFSLAETTSPLGQDALAHPWPDGLLYAFPPFPLIQLVLHRVLQEGHRILLVAPFWPGRSWFPLLHSLCRSAPWRLPDRRDLLSQLAGRIWHPNPQLLQLCVWPLGGPRRS